Proteins found in one Rhodobacteraceae bacterium D3-12 genomic segment:
- a CDS encoding GntR family transcriptional regulator: MKDKTVMARRTGENKLYTVVSDQLRRQIRSGTRCPGDRLPAMDQLAVEFDVSIVTIRTAIEILENEGLLMRRQGRGTFVARTAQAREWLKISTSWDDLISGYADTQTKNENEVLIETPGRSLPLDVGDVKSENCAPSYIFMRRRHRMEGLVYAYTDLYLDEEIYRLAPESFKMDMVLRVLGTTPGVEIGSATQSISIGTADAETADLLNLTVGAPVGELLRLVEDPDGQIMYRGMVFYRGDLVRVSTRLK; this comes from the coding sequence GTGAAAGACAAGACAGTAATGGCAAGGCGAACAGGCGAGAACAAGCTTTACACGGTCGTATCGGATCAGCTGCGTCGTCAGATACGCTCCGGCACGCGATGCCCCGGCGATCGTTTGCCGGCGATGGACCAGCTTGCTGTTGAGTTCGACGTATCGATTGTAACAATTCGCACTGCCATTGAGATCCTCGAAAACGAGGGGCTGCTAATGCGCCGGCAAGGCCGAGGGACATTTGTTGCCCGTACTGCGCAAGCTCGTGAATGGCTTAAAATCAGCACCAGCTGGGATGATCTCATCTCAGGTTACGCGGATACCCAGACCAAGAACGAGAACGAGGTATTGATCGAAACACCGGGTCGTTCGCTGCCCTTGGATGTTGGGGATGTCAAAAGTGAAAATTGCGCGCCAAGCTATATTTTCATGCGCCGCCGGCATCGAATGGAGGGTCTAGTCTATGCTTATACGGACCTTTACCTTGATGAAGAGATTTATCGTTTGGCACCGGAATCGTTCAAAATGGACATGGTGCTGAGAGTGCTGGGCACGACGCCTGGTGTCGAAATAGGCTCTGCGACACAGAGTATATCTATTGGCACAGCGGACGCTGAAACTGCAGACCTTCTCAACCTGACCGTTGGCGCTCCTGTCGGAGAATTGCTGCGCTTGGTAGAGGATCCAGACGGTCAAATAATGTA